From one Bradyrhizobium sp. Ash2021 genomic stretch:
- a CDS encoding permease gives MSESSLKDPAPADDADAEPLPLRVRKPISWSMLFIAVLVVVSATLVYRRDGMAGVLEILTHDLTLFGGILPRVLAGCLLGAFIAEILPHEKVSRSLGPKSGLKGLLIGTAFGAILPGGPFTAYPVAAALLTVGADFGATIAMVVSWTLIGYGRAVAWELPIMGVDFTLWRIVISLPIPVLAGALGRFVFVRMYPKGEPE, from the coding sequence TTGTCAGAATCTTCCTTGAAAGACCCGGCGCCTGCCGATGACGCGGATGCCGAGCCGCTGCCGTTGCGGGTCCGCAAGCCGATCAGTTGGTCGATGCTGTTCATTGCCGTGCTTGTCGTGGTCAGCGCGACGCTGGTCTACCGGCGCGACGGCATGGCCGGGGTGCTGGAAATTCTGACCCACGATCTGACGCTGTTCGGCGGCATCCTGCCGCGCGTGCTGGCTGGCTGCCTGCTCGGCGCCTTCATCGCCGAAATCCTGCCGCACGAAAAAGTGTCGCGCTCGCTGGGGCCGAAATCCGGATTGAAGGGGCTTCTGATCGGCACCGCGTTCGGCGCGATCCTGCCGGGCGGGCCGTTCACCGCCTATCCGGTGGCGGCGGCATTGCTCACGGTCGGCGCCGATTTCGGCGCGACCATTGCGATGGTGGTGAGCTGGACGCTGATCGGTTACGGCCGGGCCGTCGCTTGGGAGCTGCCGATCATGGGCGTCGACTTTACGCTGTGGCGGATCGTGATCTCGCTGCCGATCCCGGTCCTGGCCGGCGCGCTCGGGCGGTTCGTGTTCGTGCGGATGTATCCGAAGGGCGAGCCGGAATGA
- a CDS encoding GTP-binding protein, with the protein MSEPSSPKIPVTVLTGYLGAGKTTLLNRILSENHGKKYAVIVNEFGEIGIDNDLIIGADEEVFEMNNGCVCCTVRGDLVRILDGLMKRKGKFDAIIVETTGLADPAPVAQTFFVDEDVQKHARLDAVVTVADAKWLSDRLKDAPEAKNQIAFADVIVLNKTDLVSKAELAEVEARIRAINPYAKLHRTERCKVKLSDVLERGAFDLDRILEIEPEFLDAGDGHDHDHDHGHHHGHDHDHGHTHSHGGLKHYHDEDMQSLSLRSDKPLDATKFMPWLQNLVASEGQKILRSKGILAFSDDDDRYVFQGVHMMLEGDHQRKWKDGEPRESRLVFIGRELPEQMIRDGFEGCITT; encoded by the coding sequence ATGTCTGAACCGTCCTCCCCTAAAATCCCCGTGACCGTGCTGACGGGCTATCTCGGCGCCGGCAAGACCACGCTGCTCAACCGCATCCTGTCGGAAAACCACGGCAAGAAATACGCCGTCATCGTCAACGAATTCGGCGAGATCGGCATCGACAACGACCTGATCATCGGCGCCGACGAAGAAGTGTTCGAAATGAACAATGGCTGCGTCTGCTGCACCGTGCGCGGCGACCTCGTGCGCATCCTCGACGGGTTGATGAAGCGCAAGGGCAAGTTCGACGCCATCATCGTCGAGACAACGGGGCTTGCCGATCCGGCGCCGGTGGCGCAGACCTTCTTTGTCGACGAGGACGTTCAAAAGCACGCCCGGCTCGATGCGGTCGTGACCGTCGCCGACGCCAAATGGCTGAGCGACCGGCTCAAGGATGCCCCCGAAGCCAAGAACCAGATCGCGTTCGCCGACGTCATCGTGCTGAACAAGACCGACCTCGTCTCCAAGGCGGAACTCGCCGAAGTCGAGGCCCGGATCCGCGCCATCAACCCCTATGCCAAACTGCATCGCACCGAGCGCTGCAAGGTCAAGCTTTCGGACGTGCTGGAGCGCGGCGCGTTCGATCTCGACCGTATCCTCGAAATCGAACCCGAATTTCTGGACGCCGGCGATGGGCACGATCATGACCACGATCACGGTCATCACCACGGCCATGACCACGATCACGGCCATACCCATAGTCACGGCGGCCTGAAGCACTACCATGACGAGGACATGCAATCGCTGTCGCTGCGATCAGACAAGCCGCTCGACGCGACCAAATTCATGCCGTGGCTGCAAAACCTGGTCGCCAGCGAAGGCCAGAAGATTTTGCGCTCGAAGGGCATTCTGGCCTTCAGCGACGATGACGACCGCTACGTGTTCCAGGGCGTCCACATGATGCTCGAGGGCGATCACCAGCGGAAGTGGAAGGACGGGGAGCCGCGCGAAAGCCGCCTCGTCTTCATCGGCCGCGAATTGCCGGAACAGATGATCCGTGACGGTTTCGAAGGCTGTATCACCACGTGA
- a CDS encoding RidA family protein → MPRRLISTGSPFEKTAGYSRAVIDGDFAFVAGTTGYDYTTMTMPDDVTSQSRNCFKTIEAALKEGGFAMADIVRATYYITRPEDADAHFAVCGEVLGNIRPAATLLVVAGLYKPEMKVEIEVTAKRRTA, encoded by the coding sequence ATGCCCCGCCGCCTGATTTCCACTGGCTCGCCGTTCGAGAAGACCGCGGGCTACAGCCGCGCCGTCATCGACGGCGATTTCGCCTTTGTGGCCGGCACCACCGGCTACGACTACACCACCATGACGATGCCGGATGATGTCACGAGCCAGTCACGCAACTGCTTCAAGACCATCGAGGCCGCCCTGAAAGAAGGCGGTTTCGCGATGGCCGATATCGTCCGCGCGACTTATTACATCACCCGGCCTGAGGACGCAGACGCCCATTTCGCGGTCTGCGGCGAAGTTCTCGGCAACATCCGGCCGGCGGCAACGCTTTTGGTCGTCGCAGGTCTCTACAAGCCCGAGATGAAGGTCGAGATCGAAGTGACCGCCAAGCGACGTACCGCCTGA
- a CDS encoding metal ABC transporter permease — protein sequence MIYDALIAPFTEFEFMRRALAAVIALSLGGAPIGVFLMLRRMSLVGDAMAHAILPGAAIGFLISGLSLFAMTTGGLIAGFTVAILAGVVARTTELKEDASLATFYLVSLALGVTIVSIKGTNIDLLHVLFGNILAMDDQTLLVIAFNATITMLVLAVIYRPLVIECVDPVFLRTVSRAGAPAHLAFLALVVINLVNGFHALGTLLGVGLMILPAGIARFWSRDITGMICIAVASAMISGYVGLVLSFQTKIPSGPAIILVAAGLYVVSVLFGSVSGLVRQLFPGRHLEA from the coding sequence ATGATTTACGATGCGCTGATCGCGCCTTTCACCGAATTCGAGTTCATGCGCCGCGCGCTCGCGGCCGTCATCGCGCTCTCGCTCGGCGGCGCGCCGATCGGGGTGTTTTTGATGCTGCGGCGGATGAGCCTGGTCGGCGACGCCATGGCGCATGCGATCCTGCCGGGGGCGGCGATCGGTTTCCTGATCTCCGGGCTCAGTCTGTTCGCGATGACGACGGGCGGCCTGATCGCGGGCTTCACGGTCGCGATCCTCGCCGGCGTGGTCGCGCGCACCACTGAGCTGAAGGAGGACGCGTCGCTGGCGACCTTCTATCTGGTGTCGCTGGCGCTCGGCGTCACCATTGTCTCCATCAAGGGCACCAATATCGATCTGCTGCACGTGCTGTTCGGCAACATCCTCGCGATGGACGACCAGACGCTGCTGGTGATCGCATTCAACGCCACCATCACGATGCTCGTGCTGGCGGTGATCTACCGCCCGCTGGTGATCGAATGCGTCGACCCGGTGTTCCTGCGCACGGTCTCGAGGGCCGGCGCGCCCGCGCATCTGGCATTCCTGGCGCTGGTCGTGATCAACCTCGTCAACGGCTTTCATGCGCTCGGCACCTTGCTGGGCGTCGGCCTGATGATCCTGCCCGCCGGCATCGCGCGGTTCTGGTCGCGCGATATCACCGGCATGATCTGCATCGCGGTCGCGAGCGCAATGATCTCCGGCTATGTCGGGCTGGTGCTGTCGTTCCAGACAAAGATTCCCTCAGGCCCGGCGATCATTCTGGTGGCGGCAGGGCTCTACGTGGTGTCGGTGCTGTTCGGCAGCGTCAGCGGGCTGGTCCGGCAGCTGTTCCCCGGCCGCCATCTGGAAGCGTAA
- a CDS encoding type III PLP-dependent enzyme, translated as MTERIQEFLRNRRSEGQDTEPCLVVDLEVVRDNYQTFAKALPDSRVFYAVKANPAPEVLSLLASMGSCFDTATVAEIEMALAAGATPDRVSYGNTIKKERDIARAFALGIRLFAVDCAAEVEKVARAAPGAKVFCRILYDCAGAEWPLSRKFGCDPEMAVEVLDLAKRLGLEPCGISFHVGSQQRKVKAWDRALSMASTVFRDCAERGINLTMVNMGGGFPTKYLKDVPPVVQYGRSIFRALRKHFGNQIPETIIEPGRGMVGNAGIIETEVVLISRKSDEDEVRWVYLDIGKFGGLAETMDESIRYAIRTPHDGADMTPCVLAGPTCDSADVLYEKMPYPLPVTLEIGDKLLIEGTGAYTSTYSAVAFNGIPPLRTYHI; from the coding sequence ATGACCGAACGTATTCAGGAATTCCTGCGCAACCGCCGCAGCGAGGGCCAGGACACCGAGCCTTGCCTCGTGGTCGACCTCGAAGTCGTGCGTGACAACTACCAGACCTTCGCCAAGGCCTTGCCGGACAGCCGCGTGTTCTACGCGGTGAAGGCAAACCCGGCGCCGGAGGTGCTGTCGCTGCTGGCCTCGATGGGCTCGTGCTTCGACACCGCGACCGTTGCCGAAATCGAAATGGCGCTGGCTGCGGGGGCGACGCCCGACCGCGTCTCCTATGGCAATACGATCAAGAAGGAGCGCGACATCGCGCGCGCCTTCGCGCTCGGCATTCGCCTGTTCGCGGTCGACTGCGCCGCCGAGGTCGAGAAGGTCGCCCGTGCCGCCCCCGGCGCAAAAGTGTTCTGCCGCATTCTCTATGACTGCGCCGGCGCCGAATGGCCGCTGTCGCGCAAGTTCGGCTGCGATCCGGAGATGGCGGTCGAGGTGCTCGACCTCGCCAAGCGTCTGGGCCTGGAGCCGTGCGGCATCTCGTTCCATGTCGGCTCGCAGCAGCGCAAGGTGAAGGCGTGGGATCGTGCGCTGTCGATGGCCTCGACGGTGTTCCGTGACTGTGCCGAGCGCGGGATCAACCTCACCATGGTCAACATGGGCGGCGGATTCCCGACCAAATACCTCAAGGACGTTCCTCCGGTCGTGCAGTACGGCCGGTCGATCTTCCGTGCGCTGCGCAAGCATTTCGGCAACCAGATCCCGGAGACCATCATCGAGCCGGGACGCGGCATGGTCGGAAATGCCGGCATCATCGAGACCGAAGTCGTCCTGATCTCCAGGAAGAGCGACGAGGACGAGGTGCGCTGGGTGTATCTGGACATCGGCAAATTCGGCGGTCTCGCCGAGACGATGGACGAGTCGATCCGCTACGCCATCCGTACCCCGCATGACGGGGCGGACATGACGCCGTGCGTGCTCGCAGGACCGACCTGCGATTCCGCCGACGTATTGTACGAGAAGATGCCGTATCCGCTCCCGGTGACGCTCGAGATCGGCGACAAGCTGCTGATCGAAGGCACCGGGGCCTATACGTCGACTTACTCGGCGGTGGCGTTCAACGGCATCCCGCCGCTGCGGACCTACCACATCTAA
- a CDS encoding metal ABC transporter substrate-binding protein, translating into MRRFWLISLMLATAILPACAQDRLNVVASFSILGDFVRNVGGDRVSVAELVGPDGDAHVYAPTPADAKKIADAKLVVVNGFGLEGWLPRLVQSAGGKAVIVTATSGIAPLRLGSDADPHAWQSVINAKLYVANIRDALVAAEPADAEAFRANAGAYLTKLDTLDREVREAVAQIPDARRKVISTHRAFGYFAAAYGVEFIAPLGVSTESEASARDIAGIITQVKTAKIPAVFLENISDPRLIRQIAAETGAKVGGTLYSDSLTPEKGAAPTYIDMVRHNIKALASALAN; encoded by the coding sequence ATGCGGCGTTTCTGGCTCATTTCTCTCATGCTCGCGACGGCCATCCTTCCCGCCTGCGCGCAGGATCGCCTCAACGTGGTCGCGAGCTTCTCGATCCTCGGCGACTTCGTCCGCAATGTCGGCGGCGACCGCGTCAGCGTCGCGGAACTGGTCGGTCCCGATGGCGACGCGCATGTCTACGCGCCGACGCCGGCGGATGCGAAAAAGATCGCGGATGCGAAGCTCGTCGTCGTCAACGGTTTTGGGCTCGAGGGCTGGTTGCCGCGGCTGGTGCAGTCCGCCGGCGGCAAGGCCGTCATCGTGACCGCGACCTCCGGCATCGCGCCGCTCAGGCTCGGTTCCGACGCCGATCCGCATGCCTGGCAATCCGTGATCAACGCGAAACTCTATGTGGCCAACATCCGCGACGCGCTGGTCGCCGCCGAGCCCGCGGACGCCGAGGCATTCCGGGCCAATGCCGGCGCCTATCTGACAAAGCTCGATACGCTGGACCGCGAGGTCCGCGAAGCTGTGGCGCAGATTCCGGACGCCCGCCGCAAGGTGATCTCGACCCACCGCGCCTTCGGCTATTTCGCCGCCGCCTACGGCGTCGAGTTCATCGCGCCGCTGGGCGTGTCGACGGAATCGGAGGCCAGCGCCCGCGATATCGCTGGCATCATCACCCAGGTCAAAACCGCGAAAATTCCGGCAGTTTTTCTTGAAAATATCAGCGATCCCAGGCTGATCCGCCAAATCGCGGCCGAAACCGGCGCCAAAGTCGGCGGCACCCTTTATTCGGACAGTCTGACGCCCGAAAAGGGCGCCGCCCCCACTTACATTGATATGGTCAGGCACAATATAAAGGCCCTGGCCAGCGCGCTCGCCAACTAG
- a CDS encoding acetoacetate decarboxylase: MKIDDVRRTAYSMPLTNPSFPPGPYRFYNREYFIITYRTDPEALAAVVPEPLEIVDSIVKYEFIRMPDSTGFGDYTETGQVIPVRLDGVEGGYTHAMYLDDEGPIAGGRELWGFPKKLASPKIAVESDVLVGALHYGSVLCASATMGYKHRPVDHDTVLKSLKAPNFILKIIPHVDGSPRICELVRFNLEDITLKEAWTGPAALGLFPHALCDVARLPVREVISALHFKADLTLGLGTVAFDYMAK; this comes from the coding sequence ATGAAGATCGACGATGTCAGGCGAACCGCCTATTCGATGCCGCTGACCAATCCCTCGTTTCCGCCGGGGCCCTATCGTTTCTACAATCGCGAATATTTCATCATCACCTACCGGACCGATCCGGAAGCGCTGGCCGCCGTGGTGCCGGAGCCGCTCGAGATTGTTGATTCGATCGTCAAATACGAATTCATCCGCATGCCGGATTCAACCGGCTTCGGCGATTACACCGAAACCGGGCAGGTGATCCCGGTCCGCCTCGACGGCGTCGAGGGCGGCTATACCCATGCGATGTACCTGGACGACGAAGGCCCGATCGCCGGCGGCCGCGAACTTTGGGGATTTCCGAAAAAGCTGGCGTCGCCGAAGATCGCCGTCGAGAGCGACGTGCTGGTCGGCGCGCTGCATTACGGCTCGGTGCTCTGCGCCTCTGCCACCATGGGCTACAAGCACCGGCCAGTCGACCACGACACCGTGCTCAAGAGCCTGAAGGCGCCGAACTTCATTTTGAAAATCATTCCGCATGTCGACGGCAGTCCGCGGATCTGCGAACTGGTGCGCTTCAATCTCGAGGACATCACGCTGAAGGAAGCCTGGACCGGCCCGGCCGCGCTCGGCCTGTTTCCCCATGCACTCTGCGACGTGGCGCGGCTGCCGGTGCGCGAGGTGATCTCGGCGCTGCACTTCAAGGCGGATCTGACGCTGGGGCTGGGAACGGTGGCGTTCGATTATATGGCGAAGTAA
- a CDS encoding ABC transporter ATP-binding protein, translating into MAAQLQFRDVTLGYDRHPAVHHLDGEVAEGALLAVIGPNGAGKSTLFRGIAGILKPLAGSIARGGLDHRDIAYLPQTVDIDRSFPISVFDFVGTGLWRSTGFFGGMGKAAQDRIAQALAAVGLNGFENRTIGTLSGGQMQRMLFARVLLQDARLIVLDEPFNAIDAKTSADLLVLVKRWHGEKRTVLAALHDMDLVRNNFPETLLLARGEVAWGPTAQVLTAENLIEARRMCEAFDDGAAACAVHAPSRAA; encoded by the coding sequence ATGGCCGCGCAATTGCAATTCCGCGACGTCACGCTGGGCTATGACCGGCATCCGGCGGTGCATCACCTTGATGGCGAGGTCGCCGAAGGCGCGCTGCTGGCGGTGATCGGCCCCAACGGCGCCGGCAAGTCGACGCTGTTTCGCGGCATCGCCGGCATCCTCAAACCGCTCGCCGGCTCGATCGCGCGCGGCGGTCTCGACCACAGGGATATCGCCTATCTGCCGCAGACCGTGGATATCGATCGCAGCTTTCCAATTTCGGTGTTCGATTTCGTCGGCACCGGGTTGTGGCGTTCGACCGGATTTTTCGGCGGCATGGGCAAGGCGGCGCAGGACAGGATTGCGCAGGCACTGGCCGCCGTCGGCCTCAACGGTTTTGAGAACCGCACGATCGGCACGCTGTCGGGCGGTCAGATGCAGCGCATGCTGTTCGCCCGCGTGCTGCTGCAGGACGCGCGGCTGATCGTGCTCGACGAGCCGTTCAATGCCATCGACGCCAAAACCTCGGCCGATCTTCTGGTGCTGGTGAAGCGCTGGCACGGCGAAAAACGCACGGTGCTGGCGGCGCTGCATGACATGGATCTGGTGCGTAACAATTTCCCCGAAACCCTGCTGCTGGCCCGTGGCGAGGTGGCGTGGGGCCCGACCGCGCAGGTGCTGACTGCGGAAAATCTCATCGAGGCGCGGCGGATGTGCGAGGCGTTCGACGATGGCGCCGCCGCCTGTGCCGTGCACGCGCCATCACGGGCGGCCTGA
- a CDS encoding MgtC/SapB family protein, protein MRFLTTFQTADFLDTLVSLAAAFILGTLIGAERQYRQRTAGLRTNVLVAVGAAAFVDLAMHLSGADGAVRVIAYVVSGIGFLGAGVIMKQGMDVRGLNTAATLWASAAVGSCAGADMIAQAVALTVFVLAGNTLLRPLVNAINRIPLDERSSEATYYFKLAVTPAALPGMRDHLVERLESAKYPVADVEVAEHGDDLLEIVATLVSTAIDPKELDAVAADLERQPGIRHATWELNTKD, encoded by the coding sequence ATGCGATTCCTGACCACCTTCCAGACCGCCGATTTTCTCGACACGCTGGTCAGCCTGGCGGCGGCGTTCATTCTGGGCACCCTGATCGGCGCCGAACGGCAGTACCGGCAGCGGACCGCGGGGCTGCGCACCAACGTGCTGGTCGCCGTCGGCGCCGCGGCCTTCGTCGACCTCGCGATGCATCTTTCCGGCGCCGATGGCGCGGTGCGGGTGATTGCCTACGTCGTTTCGGGGATCGGCTTCCTCGGCGCCGGCGTCATCATGAAGCAGGGCATGGACGTGCGCGGCCTCAATACCGCGGCGACGTTGTGGGCGTCGGCCGCGGTCGGTTCCTGCGCCGGCGCCGACATGATCGCGCAGGCGGTGGCGCTCACCGTGTTCGTGCTCGCCGGCAACACCTTGCTGCGCCCGCTGGTGAACGCCATCAACCGCATTCCGCTCGACGAGCGGTCGTCGGAAGCGACCTATTATTTCAAGCTCGCGGTCACCCCGGCAGCATTGCCCGGCATGCGCGACCATCTGGTGGAGAGGCTGGAAAGCGCCAAATATCCGGTCGCCGATGTCGAAGTCGCCGAACATGGCGACGATCTGCTGGAGATCGTGGCGACGCTGGTCTCCACCGCCATCGATCCCAAAGAGCTGGACGCGGTGGCCGCCGATCTGGAGCGGCAGCCCGGCATTCGGCACGCCACTTGGGAACTGAATACCAAGGACTAA
- a CDS encoding homospermidine synthase has protein sequence MSPSAPIHAKISGPIVMIGFGSIGKGTLPLIERHFDYDKSRLVIIDPHEDGEIARQHGVRFIKQGITRDNYREVLVPLLTAGGGQGFCVNLSVDTSSVDIMTMCREIGALYIDTVVEPWLGFYFDKNIGPEKRSNYALRETLLAAKRKNPGGPTAVSTCGANPGMVSWFVKQALLDIARDTKIEFNEPKSREGWGQLAHKLGVKGIHIAERDTQRSKKPKPMDVFVNTWSVEGFVSEGMQPAELGWGTHEKWMPDNGRQHTEGCGAAIYLLQPGANTRVRSWCPTPGAQYGFLVTHNESISIADYFTVRDGAKVIYRPTCHYAYHPANDAVLSLHEIFGATGQMQQKWHILDENEIEDGIDELGVLLYGHARNAYWYGSQLSIEETREIAPYQNATGMQVTSAVLAGMVWALENPTAGIVEADEMDFHRCLEIQRPYLGPVKGFYTDWTPLSDRPGLFPEDIDTSDPWQFRNVLVR, from the coding sequence ATGAGCCCGTCCGCGCCAATCCACGCGAAAATTTCCGGCCCCATTGTCATGATCGGCTTCGGCTCGATCGGCAAAGGCACGCTGCCTTTGATCGAGCGGCATTTCGACTACGACAAATCGCGCTTGGTGATCATCGATCCGCATGAGGACGGCGAGATCGCCAGGCAGCATGGCGTGCGCTTCATCAAGCAGGGCATCACCCGCGACAATTACCGCGAGGTGCTGGTGCCGCTGTTGACCGCCGGCGGCGGCCAGGGCTTTTGCGTCAACCTCTCGGTCGACACCTCCTCGGTCGATATCATGACCATGTGCCGGGAGATCGGCGCGCTCTATATCGACACCGTGGTCGAGCCATGGCTCGGCTTCTATTTCGACAAGAACATCGGCCCCGAGAAGCGCTCGAACTACGCGCTGCGCGAGACGCTGCTGGCCGCCAAGCGCAAGAACCCGGGCGGGCCGACCGCCGTCTCCACCTGCGGCGCCAATCCCGGCATGGTGTCCTGGTTCGTCAAGCAGGCGCTGCTCGACATCGCCCGCGACACCAAGATCGAATTCAACGAGCCGAAGAGCCGCGAAGGCTGGGGCCAGCTTGCCCACAAGCTCGGCGTTAAGGGCATCCATATCGCCGAGCGCGATACCCAACGCTCGAAGAAGCCTAAGCCGATGGACGTGTTCGTCAACACCTGGTCGGTGGAGGGCTTTGTCTCCGAAGGCATGCAGCCGGCCGAACTCGGCTGGGGCACGCATGAAAAATGGATGCCGGACAACGGCCGCCAGCACACCGAAGGCTGCGGCGCCGCGATCTATCTTCTGCAGCCCGGCGCCAACACCCGCGTGCGCTCCTGGTGCCCGACGCCGGGCGCACAATACGGCTTCCTCGTCACCCACAACGAGTCGATCTCGATCGCGGATTATTTCACGGTGCGCGACGGCGCCAAGGTGATCTATCGCCCGACCTGCCATTACGCCTATCACCCCGCCAACGACGCCGTGCTCTCGTTGCACGAAATCTTCGGGGCGACCGGCCAGATGCAGCAGAAGTGGCACATCCTGGACGAGAACGAGATCGAGGACGGCATCGACGAGCTCGGCGTGCTGCTCTACGGCCACGCCAGGAACGCCTATTGGTATGGTTCGCAGCTCTCGATCGAGGAGACCCGTGAGATTGCCCCCTACCAGAATGCCACCGGCATGCAGGTGACTTCAGCCGTGCTCGCCGGCATGGTTTGGGCGCTGGAAAATCCGACCGCCGGCATCGTCGAAGCCGATGAGATGGATTTCCACCGCTGCCTCGAAATCCAGCGGCCGTATCTCGGCCCGGTGAAGGGTTTCTACACCGACTGGACCCCGCTGTCGGACCGGCCCGGCCTGTTCCCGGAAGACATCGACACCTCGGATCCCTGGCAGTTCCGCAACGTGCTGGTGCGGTGA
- a CDS encoding N-acetyltransferase, whose protein sequence is MTALRNTPVTFIPDAAPFAIRAERASDVVAREALLDACFGDNRHTRTCQRLRDGRAPAEGLSLSAVRQGRLVGTVRLWHVSAGGKPALMLGPLAVDATCRGLGVGAALMDHALAVAKARGHGAVILLGDAPYYARFGFSGLKTGELSLPGPFERDRLLGLELCEGALDGAWGMIAPTGALLLRPRAVRARKALHVVPHAA, encoded by the coding sequence ATGACTGCTTTGCGGAACACCCCGGTTACCTTCATCCCTGACGCCGCTCCGTTCGCGATCCGTGCGGAACGGGCTTCAGACGTCGTTGCGCGCGAAGCGCTGCTGGATGCCTGCTTTGGCGACAACCGCCATACGCGCACCTGCCAGCGCCTGCGCGACGGACGCGCGCCCGCCGAAGGCCTTAGCCTGTCGGCCGTGCGCCAGGGACGGTTGGTCGGAACCGTGCGGTTGTGGCACGTCAGCGCGGGGGGCAAGCCGGCGCTGATGCTGGGGCCGCTGGCGGTCGACGCGACCTGCCGCGGCCTCGGCGTCGGCGCTGCGCTGATGGACCACGCGCTGGCTGTCGCCAAGGCGCGCGGCCATGGCGCCGTGATCCTGCTTGGTGACGCGCCCTACTACGCCCGCTTCGGCTTCTCTGGTCTCAAGACCGGCGAGCTGTCGCTGCCCGGCCCGTTCGAGCGCGACCGCCTGCTCGGCCTCGAGCTCTGCGAGGGCGCGCTCGATGGTGCCTGGGGCATGATCGCCCCGACCGGCGCGTTGTTGCTCAGGCCCAGGGCAGTCCGGGCGAGGAAGGCACTCCACGTCGTGCCGCACGCGGCATAA
- a CDS encoding WD40 repeat domain-containing protein → MKEFDPGESASIVSVTDKVRPLPLGQSVTSVHFLGDSACFVGAEENVSVVDARGEIAQTPVHGGGILCAVSDGARIVMGGDDGKVVAFNAKGEVTQLATDAKRRWIDNVAVHPDGAVAWSAGKTAYVRSGKGEEKSFDLPSTVGGLAFAPKGLRLAVAHYNGVTLWFPNMAAQPEFLEWAGSHLAVTFSPDNKFLVTAMHEPAMHGWRLADNRHMRMSGYPGRVRSMSWSAGGKGLATSGADTVIVWPFGSKDGPMGKEPAMLAPLQARVSAVACHPKQDILAAGYSDGTVLMVRLEDGAEILVRRNGGAAVAGLGWNAKGTLLAYAAEDGDAGLLEL, encoded by the coding sequence ATGAAAGAGTTCGATCCGGGCGAATCCGCCTCCATCGTGTCGGTGACCGACAAAGTGCGGCCGCTGCCGCTCGGCCAGTCCGTCACGTCAGTGCATTTCCTCGGCGACAGCGCCTGCTTTGTCGGCGCCGAGGAGAACGTGTCCGTGGTCGACGCCAGGGGCGAGATTGCGCAAACCCCCGTTCATGGCGGCGGCATCCTCTGCGCGGTGTCCGACGGCGCGCGCATCGTCATGGGTGGCGATGACGGCAAGGTCGTTGCGTTCAATGCCAAGGGCGAGGTTACGCAGCTTGCGACCGACGCCAAACGCCGCTGGATCGACAATGTCGCTGTTCACCCCGACGGCGCGGTGGCGTGGTCGGCCGGCAAGACCGCCTATGTGCGCAGCGGCAAGGGCGAGGAGAAATCCTTCGATCTGCCCTCGACGGTCGGCGGGCTGGCGTTCGCGCCAAAGGGCCTGCGGCTGGCGGTGGCGCACTACAACGGCGTGACGCTGTGGTTTCCCAACATGGCCGCGCAGCCGGAATTTCTGGAATGGGCCGGCTCGCATCTTGCGGTGACGTTCAGTCCGGACAACAAATTCCTGGTCACCGCGATGCACGAGCCGGCGATGCATGGCTGGCGGCTGGCCGACAACCGCCACATGCGCATGAGCGGTTATCCCGGCCGCGTCCGTTCGATGTCGTGGAGCGCGGGCGGCAAGGGCCTCGCCACCTCCGGCGCCGATACCGTGATCGTCTGGCCGTTCGGCAGCAAGGATGGCCCGATGGGCAAGGAGCCGGCGATGCTGGCGCCGCTGCAGGCGCGGGTTTCCGCGGTCGCCTGCCATCCGAAGCAGGACATCCTGGCGGCGGGCTACAGCGACGGCACCGTGCTGATGGTGCGGCTCGAAGACGGCGCGGAGATTCTGGTGCGCCGGAACGGCGGCGCCGCGGTCGCAGGGCTAGGCTGGAACGCCAAGGGCACACTACTGGCTTACGCCGCCGAGGATGGCGACGCGGGCTTGCTGGAATTGTGA